A region of Mycolicibacterium brumae DNA encodes the following proteins:
- a CDS encoding LGFP repeat-containing protein: MRTIASTRTAVVAGVAATALIFAGCAKSDDSTTSDPAATSAEVSAAPTPEIPSSLAESASEVAEPTEVTITGERDVEVTLTGPIAARYSSATEEEKTALGLPLTGDRNAGARESGMAFQQFQGGVITAVSEDPGSPAYITWGKIRDAWNIERAADGTPDISGDNGSVGPLGAPTSDELTEGDLKVTTFQHGKITYNPTTDVVEVTVNGNVVPSGL; encoded by the coding sequence ATGAGGACGATCGCAAGCACAAGAACCGCTGTTGTGGCCGGCGTGGCCGCCACGGCCCTGATCTTCGCCGGCTGTGCCAAGAGCGACGACAGCACGACCTCGGACCCCGCAGCCACCTCCGCCGAGGTGAGTGCCGCGCCGACGCCGGAGATCCCGTCAAGCCTCGCCGAGTCCGCCAGCGAGGTGGCCGAGCCCACCGAGGTCACGATCACCGGCGAGCGCGACGTCGAGGTGACCCTCACCGGCCCGATCGCCGCTCGGTACTCGTCGGCGACTGAGGAGGAGAAGACCGCCCTCGGCCTGCCGCTGACGGGCGACCGCAACGCGGGAGCCCGTGAGAGCGGGATGGCGTTCCAGCAGTTCCAGGGTGGCGTGATCACTGCCGTGAGCGAAGACCCGGGCAGCCCCGCCTACATCACCTGGGGCAAGATCCGCGACGCCTGGAACATCGAGCGCGCCGCGGACGGCACCCCGGACATCTCCGGCGACAATGGGTCGGTGGGCCCGCTCGGCGCCCCGACCAGCGACGAACTGACCGAGGGTGATCTGAAGGTGACCACCTTCCAGCACGGCAAGATCACCTACAACCCCACGACCGACGTGGTCGAGGTGACCGTCAACGGCAACGTGGTGCCATCGGGGCTGTGA